One genomic window of Panicum hallii strain FIL2 chromosome 6, PHallii_v3.1, whole genome shotgun sequence includes the following:
- the LOC112897124 gene encoding LOW QUALITY PROTEIN: small heat shock protein, chloroplastic-like (The sequence of the model RefSeq protein was modified relative to this genomic sequence to represent the inferred CDS: deleted 2 bases in 1 codon), giving the protein MQQAVVSNLHAITTSPAAPRSRFTWTSSPSCVVVPKRGSVKARSMRNGSTDSLDHLQRASKPRQQQQQASPPIPRRRLIQTTPFGLWDSFPEARTLDQMVRTMERIMDGEGDDDDGRVLVVPAAVASSAVPRADAGSNGVAVPAAGGASGAAYRRRGGRTPWEVRERAGEYLVRFDMPGMTREDVRVSVRDRTLVVTAEKKDDAAAEEEGGEGEPWPAASFGRYRTRFELPENVDVERIAAEVRDGVLYLTIPKLSAGGKVVNIQVQ; this is encoded by the exons AGCTGTGGTCTCCAACCTGCACGCCATCACCACCTCCCCCGCCGCTCCAAGAAGTAGGTTCACATGGACCAGCAGCCCATCCTGTGTGGTGGTGCCGAAGAGAGGCTCCGTGAAGGCGCGGTCCATGAGGAACGGCTCCACGGATAGCCTGGACCACCTGCAGCGGGCGTCCAAAcccaggcagcagcagcagcaggcgagCCCTCCAATTCCAAGGAGACGCCTCATCCAAACCACTCCCTTCG GGTTATGGGACAGCTTCCCGGAAGCGAGGACGCTGGACCAGATGGTGCGCACCATGGAGCGCATCATGGACGGCGagggcgacgacgacgacggccggGTCCTCGTcgtgccggcggcggtggcgtcgAGCGCGGTGCCGCGCGCGGACGCGGGTAGCAACGGCGTCGCTGTgcctgcagcaggaggagccTCGGGCGCGGCGtaccggcggcgcggcgggcggacgCCGTGGGAGGTCAGGGAGCGCGCGGGGGAGTACCTGGTGCGGTTCGACATGCCGGGGATGACGCGGGAGGACGTGCGGGTCAGCGTGCGGGACAGGACGCTGGTGGTGACCGCCGAGAAGAaggacgacgcggcggcggaggaggag ggaggggagggagagccgtggccggcggcgagcttcgGGCGGTACAGGACGCGGTTCGAGCTGCCGGAGAACGTGGACGTGGAGAGGATCGCGGCCGAGGTGAGGGACGGTGTGCTCTACCTCACCATCCCCAAGTTGTCAGCCGGGGGCAAGGTCGTCAACATCCAGGTGCAGTGA